One part of the Marinobacterium rhizophilum genome encodes these proteins:
- a CDS encoding SDR family NAD(P)-dependent oxidoreductase, whose translation MNTVLITGASRRLGLYLTQAFLEQGCKVIALTRKASAELDALASDKLHILLLDYNSETSLAAAIDSIRGQYDALSLVVHNASLFEKDAPHKNNLCNFYDELYRVHMRLPAYLNEALEPLLYNESIPGCIVHITDIYADNPNREFGLYCSTKAALENLTKSFAKKYAPGIRVNSIAPGPLMFLPSHKEDEKKTVLGQTLLPGESGFEPILQGIRFIVDNQFVTGSCVKIDGGRSIGKI comes from the coding sequence GTGAACACTGTACTGATTACCGGCGCCAGCCGCCGGCTCGGCCTGTATTTAACCCAGGCCTTTCTCGAGCAGGGCTGCAAGGTAATTGCTCTCACCCGCAAAGCCAGCGCAGAGCTTGACGCCCTGGCCTCGGACAAGCTGCATATTCTGCTGCTCGACTACAACAGCGAGACCTCTCTCGCCGCTGCCATCGACAGCATACGCGGCCAGTACGATGCGCTGTCCCTGGTAGTACACAATGCATCACTGTTCGAGAAGGACGCACCCCACAAGAATAACCTGTGCAACTTCTATGATGAACTGTACCGGGTGCACATGAGGCTTCCCGCCTATCTCAATGAAGCGCTTGAGCCCCTGCTGTACAATGAATCCATACCCGGATGCATTGTCCACATCACGGATATCTACGCCGATAATCCCAACCGGGAGTTTGGGCTTTACTGCAGCACCAAAGCCGCCCTGGAAAACCTGACCAAGTCATTCGCCAAGAAATATGCCCCTGGCATCCGCGTGAACAGTATCGCTCCGGGCCCCCTGATGTTCCTGCCGAGTCACAAGGAAGACGAAAAGAAAACGGTACTCGGGCAGACGCTATTACCGGGAGAATCGGGCTTCGAACCCATCCTCCAGGGCATACGATTTATAGTCGATAATCAGTTTGTCACGGGCAGCTGCGTCAAAATAGATGGTGGCCGGTCTATCGGCAAAATATGA
- a CDS encoding putative bifunctional diguanylate cyclase/phosphodiesterase, which yields MTYWLTVISITLLLVFSGVLYLQFHHSRLLSGTVQYSESNVSWNIFQLQSEALRFNNAISTAALEPAIDMDTLRLRYDIFYSRVDTVRSNPATHELLKDTGYKSVLQRVDDFLLTNDPYFIQGDHPPLDPASMQSILHQLDNLQTSLNDLSLASVHQSGLHAERRATEIQRQIAISTGLIVFQLLLTLLFFFIVIRQIKQLQASRAQLSNLANFDPLTNLPNRRLFQDRLEQEIRKAHRSKDRLALLFLDLDNFKDINDTLGHEVGDLLLQEAARRLAGCVRESDTVARLGGDEFTIVLNDLEGTEHAAGVSQAILKALSDPFELKGREGFVSASIGITFYPDDAADVNTLLKNADQAMYVAKEQGRNRFHYFTASMQEMAQAKMHLTNDLRNALAQNEFQLVYQPIIEFSSGRVQKAEALIRWNHPVRGAISPMEFIPVAEETGLIVDIGNWVFHEAARQTQQWRQRYQPDFQLSINTSPLQLRADASSLQHWQRSLKSVGLPGSALAIEITESLLMDAGFAERLIAMHELGIEVSLDDFGTGYSSMSYLKKFDIDYLKIDKSFVGNLQKGSSDFAICEAVIVMAHKLGIMVIAEGIETSSQLSILDTMGCDYGQGYLFSHPVSALELEKLFKADLKSLSVPNLG from the coding sequence ATGACATACTGGCTTACCGTGATCAGCATCACCCTGTTGCTGGTGTTTAGCGGTGTGCTCTATCTGCAATTCCATCACAGCCGGTTGCTCAGTGGCACTGTCCAGTACAGCGAGAGCAATGTCTCGTGGAACATTTTCCAGCTGCAATCCGAGGCATTGCGTTTCAATAATGCCATCTCTACGGCGGCACTGGAGCCGGCCATTGATATGGACACCTTGCGTCTGCGCTATGATATTTTTTATAGCCGTGTCGACACCGTCAGAAGCAACCCGGCCACACATGAGTTGCTCAAGGACACCGGTTACAAGTCAGTCCTCCAGCGGGTTGATGACTTCCTGCTCACAAATGACCCCTATTTCATCCAGGGTGATCATCCGCCACTGGATCCGGCCAGCATGCAGTCTATCCTGCACCAGCTGGACAACCTGCAGACAAGCCTGAATGACCTTTCACTGGCCTCGGTGCACCAGTCGGGCCTCCATGCCGAACGCCGGGCGACAGAAATACAGCGCCAGATCGCCATCAGCACCGGGCTGATCGTGTTTCAGCTGCTGCTTACACTGCTGTTCTTCTTCATTGTCATTCGCCAGATCAAGCAGCTTCAGGCCAGTCGCGCCCAGCTGAGTAACCTGGCCAACTTCGATCCCCTGACAAACCTGCCCAACCGGCGCCTGTTCCAGGATCGACTGGAGCAGGAAATCCGAAAAGCCCACCGTAGCAAGGATCGGCTGGCGTTGCTGTTTCTCGACCTGGACAATTTCAAGGACATCAATGACACCCTGGGGCATGAAGTCGGCGACCTGCTGCTACAGGAAGCGGCACGGCGACTGGCCGGCTGTGTGCGCGAATCCGACACCGTGGCGCGCCTGGGTGGCGACGAGTTCACCATAGTTCTTAACGACCTCGAAGGCACCGAGCATGCCGCAGGCGTCAGCCAGGCGATTCTAAAAGCACTCAGCGACCCCTTTGAATTAAAAGGCAGAGAGGGCTTTGTCTCGGCCAGTATCGGCATTACCTTCTATCCCGATGATGCCGCCGACGTGAACACCCTGCTCAAGAATGCGGACCAGGCCATGTACGTCGCCAAGGAACAGGGCCGCAACCGCTTTCATTACTTCACGGCCTCCATGCAGGAGATGGCCCAGGCCAAGATGCACCTGACCAATGATCTTCGCAACGCCCTGGCCCAAAACGAGTTCCAGCTGGTTTACCAGCCCATCATTGAGTTTTCCAGCGGCCGCGTACAGAAGGCCGAGGCCCTGATCCGCTGGAATCACCCTGTGCGGGGCGCTATCAGCCCCATGGAGTTTATTCCGGTCGCCGAGGAAACGGGCCTGATCGTCGACATTGGCAACTGGGTTTTCCACGAAGCCGCCCGCCAGACGCAGCAATGGCGGCAACGTTACCAGCCCGACTTTCAGCTGAGCATAAACACCTCGCCGCTACAGCTGCGCGCCGACGCCAGCAGTCTGCAACACTGGCAACGCAGTCTCAAGTCCGTGGGGCTACCCGGCAGCGCCCTTGCCATCGAAATCACCGAAAGTCTGCTGATGGATGCCGGCTTTGCCGAACGGCTGATTGCCATGCACGAGCTGGGGATCGAGGTGTCACTGGACGACTTCGGCACCGGCTACTCATCGATGTCCTATTTGAAAAAGTTCGATATCGACTACCTCAAGATTGACAAGTCCTTTGTAGGAAACCTGCAAAAGGGGTCCAGCGATTTCGCCATCTGCGAAGCCGTTATCGTCATGGCCCACAAACTGGGTATTATGGTGATTGCAGAGGGCATTGAGACAAGCAGTCAGCTGTCGATACTCGACACCATGGGATGCGATTACGGTCAGGGGTATCTGTTCTCCCACCCCGTTTCGGCACTAGAGCTTGAAAAGCTTTTCAAGGCCGACCTCAAGTCGCTGAGCGTTCCAAACCTGGGATAG
- a CDS encoding PilT/PilU family type 4a pilus ATPase, with product MDFTQLLKVVIDRDASDLFVTAGARPSIKVDGTIKPLTKEPLTQSQVRSLVYSTMNDKQLAEFEGTNECNFAISARGMGRFRVSAFMQRNSPGMVLRRIATRIPSMDELNLPSVLKDLSMTKRGLILFVGGTSTGKSTSLASMIDYRNMHSRGHIITIEDPIEYIHDHKESIITQREVGIDTESFDVALKNTLRQAPDVILMGEIRSKDTMQYGLAFAETGHLCMATLHANNANQALDRIISFFPPEHHNQIWMDMSLNLKAIVAQQLLPTTDGKGRRAAIEVMINTPLIADLIRKADVHEIKEVIKKSTNLGMQTFDQALFELYKQGTITYDVALAHADSANDLRLMIKLSADTNPDLAAPPEDSSFLLQEEDDYLNEKGDVDIKTM from the coding sequence GTGGACTTTACACAACTTTTAAAAGTAGTTATCGATCGCGATGCGTCGGACTTGTTCGTCACCGCGGGGGCCCGTCCGAGTATCAAGGTGGACGGAACCATCAAGCCACTCACCAAGGAGCCGCTGACCCAGTCTCAGGTGCGTTCGCTGGTGTATAGCACCATGAACGACAAGCAGTTGGCGGAGTTCGAAGGCACCAATGAGTGCAACTTCGCCATCAGTGCCCGTGGCATGGGGCGTTTTCGTGTCAGTGCCTTCATGCAGCGCAACTCGCCGGGCATGGTACTGCGGCGTATCGCCACACGTATTCCGTCCATGGACGAACTGAATTTGCCCAGCGTGCTGAAAGACCTGTCCATGACAAAGCGCGGTCTTATTTTGTTCGTGGGTGGTACCTCGACCGGTAAGTCCACCTCGCTGGCGTCGATGATCGACTATCGCAACATGCACAGCCGTGGCCATATCATCACCATCGAGGATCCGATCGAGTACATTCACGATCACAAGGAAAGCATCATCACCCAGCGCGAGGTGGGGATCGATACGGAGTCGTTTGATGTCGCGCTGAAGAACACCCTGCGCCAGGCACCGGATGTCATCCTGATGGGTGAGATTCGATCCAAGGATACCATGCAGTACGGCCTGGCTTTTGCCGAGACCGGCCACCTCTGCATGGCGACACTGCATGCCAACAATGCCAACCAGGCGCTGGATCGTATTATCAGCTTCTTCCCGCCGGAGCATCACAACCAGATATGGATGGACATGTCGTTGAACCTCAAGGCCATCGTGGCGCAGCAGTTGCTGCCCACCACCGATGGCAAGGGGCGGCGCGCCGCGATTGAAGTCATGATCAATACACCGCTTATTGCCGATCTTATTCGCAAGGCCGATGTGCACGAGATCAAGGAAGTCATCAAGAAATCGACCAACCTCGGTATGCAGACCTTCGACCAGGCGCTGTTCGAGCTGTACAAGCAGGGCACCATTACCTACGACGTGGCACTGGCCCATGCCGACTCCGCCAACGACCTGCGCCTGATGATCAAGCTCAGTGCGGACACCAATCCGGATCTGGCGGCACCACCGGAAGACAGCTCCTTCCTGCTGCAGGAGGAGGATGACTATCTGAATGAAAAAGGCGATGTCGATATCAAGACCATGTAG
- a CDS encoding YggS family pyridoxal phosphate-dependent enzyme, giving the protein MKNIVDNICAVRAQITQAAQCAGRAPQSIQLLAVSKTRQADELRQAFAAGQQAFGENYLQEGLDKIAALADLAIEWHFIGPIQSNKTRPIAEHFHWVHSVDRTKVARRLSEQRPANLAPLNICLQVNISAEASKSGCLPADAMALAREVAQLPRLRLRGLMAIPAATDDPKQQQQAFGDLRKLLQRLQAELPQLDTLSMGMSADLEAAIGEGASIVRIGTAIFGPRNYSSNPQESPS; this is encoded by the coding sequence ATGAAAAATATAGTAGACAATATTTGCGCTGTACGCGCACAAATAACACAGGCGGCACAGTGTGCCGGACGCGCTCCTCAGAGCATACAGCTGCTGGCGGTGAGCAAAACGCGCCAGGCGGACGAACTGCGCCAGGCGTTCGCCGCCGGCCAGCAGGCCTTCGGCGAAAACTACCTGCAGGAGGGCCTGGACAAGATCGCAGCCCTGGCGGACCTCGCCATCGAATGGCACTTCATCGGCCCGATCCAGTCCAACAAGACCCGCCCGATTGCCGAACACTTTCACTGGGTGCACAGCGTCGACCGCACCAAGGTGGCGCGCCGGCTGTCGGAGCAACGCCCGGCCAATCTGGCACCGCTGAATATCTGCCTGCAGGTCAATATCAGCGCTGAGGCCAGCAAGTCTGGCTGCCTGCCCGCCGACGCGATGGCACTGGCACGGGAAGTCGCACAGCTGCCGCGACTCAGGCTGCGCGGCCTGATGGCCATCCCGGCAGCCACCGACGACCCGAAACAGCAGCAACAGGCCTTTGGCGACCTGCGCAAACTCCTGCAGCGGCTGCAGGCCGAACTGCCGCAGCTCGATACCCTGTCGATGGGCATGTCGGCCGACCTTGAAGCCGCCATCGGCGAAGGCGCCAGCATTGTCCGTATTGGCACCGCCATTTTCGGCCCGCGCAACTATTCATCCAACCCTCAGGAATCCCCATCATGA
- a CDS encoding type IV pilus twitching motility protein PilT, with translation MDITELLSFAVQQGASDLHITAGMPPVIRVDGDVRRIKLPALDSKSVLSLIYDIMNDKVRKEFEDNFETDFSIEVPSLARFRVNAFNQNRGAAAVFRTIPSRVLTLEDLGMGKVFQDMASQPRGLVLVTGPTGSGKSTSLAAMVDYINDHRTDHILTIEDPIEFVHESKKCLVNQREVHRDTKSFANALRSALREDPDVILVGEMRDLETIRLALTAAETGHLVFGTLHTTSAAKTIDRVIDVFPAAEKSMVRSMLSESLQGVISQTLIKKTNGGRVAAHEIMIGTPAIRNLIREDKVAQMYSSIQTGAAFGMKTLDQALLELLKKGLISRELAREKAKNPQSF, from the coding sequence ATGGATATAACCGAACTATTATCGTTTGCGGTGCAGCAAGGGGCTTCCGACCTGCATATTACGGCCGGTATGCCGCCGGTGATTCGTGTTGACGGCGATGTGCGCCGCATCAAGCTGCCGGCCCTGGACAGCAAGTCTGTCCTGTCGTTGATTTACGACATCATGAACGACAAGGTCCGCAAGGAGTTTGAGGACAACTTCGAGACCGATTTCTCGATTGAGGTTCCGTCACTGGCGCGCTTTCGTGTCAACGCGTTCAACCAGAATCGTGGCGCGGCCGCGGTTTTCCGTACCATCCCCAGTCGCGTACTGACACTGGAAGATCTCGGGATGGGCAAGGTGTTTCAGGATATGGCGTCCCAGCCCCGCGGCCTGGTGCTGGTGACCGGGCCGACCGGTTCCGGCAAAAGTACGTCGCTGGCAGCCATGGTGGACTACATCAATGATCACCGTACCGATCATATTCTGACCATCGAGGATCCAATCGAGTTTGTACACGAGAGCAAGAAGTGCCTGGTTAACCAGCGCGAAGTCCATCGTGATACCAAAAGCTTTGCCAACGCCCTGCGTTCGGCATTGCGTGAAGACCCGGACGTTATCCTGGTGGGCGAGATGCGAGACCTTGAAACCATTCGTCTTGCGCTCACGGCGGCGGAAACCGGCCACCTGGTTTTCGGAACCCTGCATACCACCTCGGCGGCCAAGACCATCGACCGTGTGATAGACGTCTTTCCGGCGGCGGAAAAATCCATGGTGCGCTCCATGCTGTCAGAATCGCTGCAGGGGGTTATTTCACAGACCCTGATCAAGAAGACCAATGGCGGCCGCGTTGCGGCCCATGAGATCATGATAGGGACACCGGCCATCCGTAACCTGATTCGTGAAGACAAGGTTGCGCAGATGTATTCATCCATCCAGACCGGTGCGGCCTTTGGCATGAAAACGCTGGACCAGGCGTTGCTGGAACTGTTGAAGAAAGGACTGATCTCGCGCGAACTTGCGCGGGAAAAAGCAAAGAATCCGCAGAGTTTCTGA
- a CDS encoding MFS transporter — translation MVFQRRIESQSSSRSAFSSRVFCLYFGGSAFLTLATWITRFLIGWSTWDLTQSPLWVGAVSAAMLLPTFFLSPVFGVLADRLDPRQGMLVAYLSEAFISVSAAVANYQGQFSLHWILALAFLLGVVSAAQHPMRLVLLPHLVARPALPSAVGLASITYNLSRIVGPALGAWLLVSMSTGAAFLLVAVLFGIGSLFLLRIRVRVPRAAHHVESIFVAMSQGLRVIRNSPLIRLVLILTMVDGMIGRSIMELLPAISGRLIQGDASTLASLSALAGIGSVLGGVIVSRMRGRERSLLQLVFGSLLLCSVVVLPVVWVHDRAGLGAMIMLVSMAVTMIGTGCQALIQVCVADAYRGRVLSIWTVVSLGVPALGAFLMGSLAEMVGFVAVLIACALATAALVVVLWQRCHVATVLKNVAA, via the coding sequence ATGGTTTTTCAACGACGTATTGAAAGCCAGTCGTCCAGTCGATCGGCCTTTTCATCCCGCGTTTTCTGTCTCTATTTCGGCGGTAGTGCCTTTCTGACCCTGGCGACCTGGATTACCCGATTTCTGATTGGCTGGAGCACCTGGGACCTGACGCAGTCGCCCCTCTGGGTTGGCGCTGTCAGCGCGGCCATGCTGCTGCCAACGTTTTTCCTGTCGCCGGTATTTGGTGTGCTGGCGGATCGGCTTGATCCGCGCCAGGGGATGCTGGTGGCCTATCTGAGCGAGGCATTCATCAGTGTGAGCGCGGCGGTTGCCAATTACCAGGGCCAGTTCTCGTTGCACTGGATACTGGCGCTGGCTTTTCTGCTGGGTGTGGTCTCGGCCGCGCAGCACCCCATGCGCCTGGTGCTGCTGCCACACCTGGTGGCCAGGCCCGCATTGCCAAGTGCCGTTGGCCTGGCGTCGATCACCTATAACCTTTCGCGCATTGTCGGGCCTGCGCTGGGCGCCTGGTTGCTGGTGTCAATGTCGACAGGGGCGGCGTTCTTGCTGGTAGCGGTCCTCTTTGGCATAGGGTCGCTGTTTCTGTTGCGTATCCGGGTGCGGGTTCCGCGCGCGGCACATCATGTCGAGTCAATCTTTGTGGCCATGTCCCAGGGGTTACGGGTGATCCGCAATTCGCCACTGATTCGCCTGGTGCTGATCCTGACGATGGTGGATGGCATGATCGGGCGCAGCATCATGGAATTGCTGCCGGCGATTTCGGGGCGGCTGATCCAGGGTGACGCCAGCACGCTGGCAAGCCTGAGCGCACTGGCCGGGATCGGCTCCGTGCTGGGCGGGGTGATCGTGTCGCGCATGCGCGGACGTGAACGCTCCCTGCTGCAGCTGGTGTTTGGCTCATTGCTGCTTTGTTCGGTCGTGGTACTGCCGGTGGTCTGGGTGCATGACCGCGCAGGGCTGGGTGCCATGATCATGCTGGTGAGCATGGCGGTGACCATGATCGGCACCGGCTGCCAGGCGCTGATTCAGGTCTGTGTGGCGGATGCCTACCGCGGCCGGGTGTTGAGTATCTGGACGGTGGTGAGTCTGGGCGTACCGGCACTGGGTGCCTTTCTTATGGGCTCACTGGCTGAAATGGTCGGTTTCGTGGCGGTGCTGATCGCCTGCGCCCTGGCGACGGCTGCTTTGGTTGTCGTGCTCTGGCAGCGCTGCCATGTGGCCACCGTGCTGAAGAATGTTGCAGCCTGA
- a CDS encoding 2-amino-4-hydroxy-6-hydroxymethyldihydropteridine diphosphokinase, producing MYYYLSVGSNIDPEINIARCLEILLENFATAVVYPCTYTQPECIITDRVFINTLLVIRSNLDPVSLKAFFCSVEERLGRDRTDSERSRKDRTCDIDIITCSDDYSLSYFQACDESYLQQVLCASSHKVAVALFGSYFADRPATIYFDAAARDKLIIDYKSYALEDGFEARFSR from the coding sequence ATGTACTACTACCTTTCGGTTGGGTCCAATATAGATCCCGAGATCAATATTGCCAGATGCCTGGAAATATTGCTGGAGAACTTCGCAACAGCGGTCGTCTATCCCTGTACCTATACGCAGCCCGAATGCATCATTACAGACAGAGTGTTTATCAATACGCTATTGGTGATTCGCAGCAATCTGGACCCGGTATCACTCAAGGCGTTTTTTTGCAGTGTGGAGGAACGGCTGGGGAGGGATCGAACCGACAGCGAACGCAGTCGCAAGGACCGCACCTGTGATATCGATATTATTACCTGCAGCGACGATTACTCGTTGAGTTATTTCCAGGCGTGCGACGAAAGCTATTTGCAGCAGGTGCTTTGCGCGTCTTCGCACAAGGTCGCCGTCGCACTCTTCGGTTCATATTTTGCCGATAGACCGGCCACCATCTATTTTGACGCAGCTGCCCGTGACAAACTGATTATCGACTATAAATCGTATGCCCTGGAGGATGGGTTCGAAGCCCGATTCTCCCGGTAA
- a CDS encoding YggT family protein — protein sequence MIIRTIGELYAFIVVLRFLLQLTKVDYYNPISQAVARLTSVPLRPLQRVIPRAGSVDLSALVLAYGVKLLTLFVLLLAAGQSMPVTSLLLFALAGLLNTLLTIAFWAVIGAVIISWIAPNNYHPAPQLILQLTEPLFALARKVIPPIGGLDLSPILIFLAIQIMQSQVSRLVM from the coding sequence TTGATCATCCGCACAATCGGCGAACTCTATGCGTTTATCGTCGTCCTGCGCTTCTTACTGCAGCTGACCAAGGTGGATTACTACAACCCCATCAGCCAGGCCGTTGCGCGCCTGACCAGTGTGCCGCTGCGACCACTGCAGCGGGTCATCCCCCGGGCCGGCTCCGTGGACCTGTCAGCACTGGTGCTGGCGTATGGCGTCAAGCTGCTCACACTGTTCGTGCTGCTACTGGCCGCAGGGCAATCCATGCCCGTTACCAGCCTGCTGCTGTTTGCCCTGGCCGGCCTGCTGAACACCCTGCTGACCATCGCGTTCTGGGCGGTTATCGGCGCCGTGATCATCAGCTGGATTGCGCCCAACAACTACCATCCGGCGCCCCAGTTGATCCTGCAGTTGACCGAGCCGCTGTTCGCCCTGGCCCGCAAGGTCATTCCCCCGATTGGCGGGCTGGACCTGTCGCCAATTCTGATTTTCCTGGCCATTCAGATCATGCAGTCCCAGGTCAGCCGGCTGGTGATGTAA
- a CDS encoding dihydroorotase, producing the protein MNIKIAGGRVIDPSQSLDQVCDLYISNGLIIAHGDAPEGFVPDSTLDASGQVVCPGLVDLCAHLREPGATHKGSIAQESHAAAAGGITTLVAMPTTSPIVDTPAVAQLIQDKARATGKARVLPMGALTQGLAGEQLSPMHALASSGCIAFTNSRRPIRSSLVLMRCLEYAATHDLLVLFQAQDAELSGGCMHDDTTSTRLGLAGIPEAAETVEVARCLMLVEQTGARAHFGQISCERSARMIMEARERGLNVSADIAIHHLLLSDSNVNGFDSNFHVIPPLRSQLDRAGLRQALLAGGIQAICSDHQPHDPIAKQAPFAATEPGIAGLETLLSLSLMLVEQDVLDLPRLIAMLSCEPARILGIQAGTLNNGAAADICIFNPAARWTPSADKTRSGGANSPFIGTELGGRVTHTLLGGKVVFQL; encoded by the coding sequence ATGAACATCAAGATAGCCGGTGGCCGTGTGATCGACCCGAGCCAGTCACTGGACCAGGTCTGCGACCTCTATATCAGCAACGGCCTTATCATCGCCCATGGCGATGCCCCCGAAGGCTTTGTGCCGGACAGCACGCTGGACGCCAGCGGCCAGGTCGTCTGCCCGGGCCTCGTGGACCTTTGCGCCCACCTGCGCGAGCCCGGCGCCACCCACAAGGGCAGCATCGCCCAGGAAAGCCATGCCGCCGCAGCCGGCGGCATCACCACCCTGGTCGCGATGCCGACCACCAGCCCCATTGTCGATACTCCGGCGGTGGCACAGCTGATCCAGGACAAGGCCCGCGCCACTGGCAAGGCCCGTGTGCTGCCCATGGGCGCCCTGACCCAGGGCCTGGCGGGCGAGCAGTTGTCACCGATGCATGCGCTGGCCAGCTCCGGCTGTATTGCCTTTACCAACAGCCGCCGCCCCATTCGCAGCAGCCTGGTACTGATGCGCTGCCTGGAGTACGCCGCCACCCATGACCTGCTGGTGCTGTTCCAGGCCCAGGATGCGGAACTGTCCGGCGGCTGCATGCACGACGACACGACCAGTACCCGGCTGGGTCTGGCCGGCATTCCGGAAGCCGCCGAAACCGTGGAAGTCGCCCGCTGCCTGATGCTGGTCGAGCAGACCGGCGCCCGGGCGCACTTCGGCCAGATATCCTGCGAGCGCTCGGCCCGCATGATCATGGAGGCGCGTGAGCGCGGCCTCAACGTCAGCGCCGATATCGCCATCCATCACCTGCTGTTAAGCGACAGTAATGTGAATGGCTTTGACAGCAACTTCCATGTCATTCCGCCACTGCGCAGCCAGCTGGATCGTGCCGGCCTGCGCCAGGCGTTGCTCGCCGGCGGTATCCAGGCGATCTGTTCAGACCACCAGCCCCATGACCCCATTGCCAAGCAGGCGCCTTTTGCCGCCACGGAGCCCGGTATTGCCGGGCTCGAGACCTTGCTGTCGCTAAGCCTGATGCTGGTCGAACAGGACGTGCTGGATCTGCCCCGGCTCATTGCCATGCTCAGCTGCGAACCCGCCCGCATTCTTGGCATTCAGGCCGGCACTCTCAACAATGGTGCGGCGGCGGATATCTGTATTTTCAATCCGGCGGCACGCTGGACACCCTCGGCGGACAAGACCCGCTCCGGCGGCGCCAACAGCCCCTTTATCGGCACCGAACTGGGCGGCCGGGTCACCCATACCCTGCTGGGCGGCAAGGTTGTGTTTCAGCTCTAA
- the proC gene encoding pyrroline-5-carboxylate reductase yields MSTQPTVAFIGAGNMARAIIGGLLDNGYPATQIWATGTRPEKLADLAAKGLHTGTDNNAAAAAADILILAVKPQIMKQVCEPLRATVEAKRPLILSLAAGIACDSLDLWLGNGNAVVRCMPNTPSQVQTGASGLFANARVSELQKQQTRQLMSHVGLALWVEREELIHAVTAVSGSGPAYYFLFMEAMISAGEKLGLDRDTAAALTLQTALGAARMASASDLTPAQLRQAVTSPKGTTEQAILAFQHAGLDTLVDDAMQACASRSRELAELLRD; encoded by the coding sequence ATGAGCACGCAACCTACAGTGGCCTTTATCGGCGCCGGCAACATGGCACGCGCCATCATCGGCGGCCTGCTCGACAACGGCTACCCGGCAACACAGATCTGGGCCACCGGCACCCGCCCGGAAAAACTCGCTGACCTCGCCGCCAAAGGGCTGCATACCGGCACCGACAATAATGCAGCCGCTGCCGCTGCGGACATCCTGATCCTGGCGGTAAAACCGCAGATCATGAAACAGGTGTGTGAGCCGCTGCGCGCTACGGTTGAGGCCAAGCGGCCGCTGATCCTGTCCCTGGCCGCCGGCATCGCCTGTGACAGCCTCGACCTGTGGCTCGGCAACGGCAATGCCGTGGTCCGCTGCATGCCCAACACTCCGTCCCAAGTTCAGACCGGCGCCAGCGGCCTGTTTGCCAATGCCAGGGTCAGCGAACTGCAGAAGCAGCAGACCCGGCAGCTGATGAGCCATGTTGGTCTTGCCCTCTGGGTGGAGCGCGAGGAACTGATCCATGCCGTCACCGCCGTATCGGGCTCGGGGCCGGCCTATTATTTCCTGTTTATGGAAGCCATGATCAGCGCCGGCGAAAAGCTGGGGCTCGATCGTGACACTGCCGCCGCGCTGACACTGCAGACCGCCCTTGGGGCCGCCCGCATGGCCAGCGCCAGCGACCTGACTCCGGCGCAATTGCGCCAGGCCGTCACGTCGCCCAAGGGCACCACAGAGCAGGCCATCCTCGCCTTTCAGCACGCCGGGCTCGACACCCTGGTGGACGACGCCATGCAGGCCTGCGCCAGCCGCTCCAGGGAACTGGCAGAGCTTCTGCGGGACTGA